GTTTGTTTTAAGTAATACaagtatattattattcttttgcCTGTAAGATGTCTGTGAAAAAATGTATTTTCGTTTGTATATTTTaatccatgtttttttttttttttttttttttttgggaggAGGAGGATGAGAGAATGAGTAGATGGTTTTAGCCCTTCTAAAATAACAATCAATTTGCAAGAATGTCTTTCTACCCGTGTATATAAATGctcaattttttttccaaaaaaaacaaacaaatattGAAACTCGAATTGAATGACCTAGAGACTAGAGTGTAGATTATGAATATTGGAGGAACATTTGGTTACACTCGTAACTATTTTAGTATAAAGTCAAATTACATTAAAAAAGAGTAAAGCACTTTAATTGTTTTTCTTCTAATTTAATcagctttcattttttttaattaattatctacATATAAAGTCAAATTACAAAAAAAAGTAAACTTTGATAACTTCTTATTCAacttatatgttttttttctctaagaaaacaaatttttttttccttATACTTTTTCCTATTTTGactcaaattattttgaaagaaagtcAGTGAAATTCTGCCAATCATCTGATAACAGGTTATCGGTTATTTTAATACAAATCATAACAAGTGTCACCTTAAGCATTGTCTTTAAAttgattaaaatattaaaataaaaaatttattatatTTTCATATGATTAAGATTAACCCTAAGTTTCCTGATTCCACTATGCAAAAAGAAATTGTATTATATGATAAAGCTCACTAAAAAGAACACTCTCGTCTTTCACTTCTCCGGGATAGAGAAAGGTCAAAAGAGAACTGGTAAAATTTCTTCTGATTTTTCAAGAAAATTCCTCATctgtgttttgtttttatttggtgTAATTAATGATTCCTTCTAGAGATATTATTACCCTTCCTCCCATCTTTACCATGTGGGTAGGTTAGTTCGGTTTTTCTGATCTACAAATCCGTCTAGGGTTTCTTTCATTTTCATTACGTATCAGATATTCCCAGTTGAACTTCACTTTTACCTAACTGTTCCATAGATAATCAACTATCTTTCATAATTATATTTTTGAAGTTTGCTGCTGTTTATGCTCTCCTCGAGGTAATTTCTTGAATCCCCTTTTACTTTATTAACTGTAGTTTTGTGTTTCTGTTTCCCCCCTTTTCATGCTTTTTTCTAGTGATGATTTTAGGTAGGGAATATCGATTTCTTGATGTAATTGAGCTGATAAGAACttattttatcataatttttGATTTTGTTTCTCAGTGTTGTGTGTAGCTGAAAATGGTGTCAAGATCATACTCAAACTTGTTAGATCTCGCCTCCGGTGAGCTTCCCTCGCCGTCTTTTACTCGTATGTCACGGCAAATGCCCCGTATTATGACGGTCGCCGGCATAATTTCCGATCTAGACGACGACCCTTCAGAAAGTGTATGCTCCGATATATCATCTTCATCAGTCCAGCATGATCGTTTAATCATAGTAGCTAATCAGCTTCCCATTAAAGCTCACCGGAAAACCGATGGTTCAAGAGGTTGGACTTTCAGTTGGGATGAAAATTCCCTTCTTCTTCAACTAAAAGATGGCCTCGGAGACGATGAAATCGATGTCATCTACGTCGGTTGTCTCAAAGAAGAAATCCACCCAAACGAACAAGACGAAGTTTCTCAAACCCTCTTAGAAACATTCAAATGCGTCCCGACTTTTATACCACTGGAACTCTTCACTCGATTCTACCATGGATTCTGTAAGCAACAACTATGGCCGTTGTTCCATTACATGCTACCATTATCCCCTGATCTTGGAGGTAGATTCAATCGTTCTTTATGGCAAGCTTACGTCTCTGTCAACAAGATCTTCGCCGATAGAATCATGGAGGTAATAAACCCAGAAGACGATTTCGTCTGGATCCATGATTATCATCTCATGGTCTTACCAACGTTCTTGAGAAAACGATTCAACCGGGTCAAACTCGGGTTTTTCCTACACAGCCCCTTCCCTTCTTCTGAAATCTACAAAACATTACCAGTTCGCGAAGAACTTCTTCGCGCCCTTTTAAATTCAGATCTAATCGGATTCCATACTTTTGACTACGCCCGACATTTTCTCTCATGTTGCAGTCGATTACTCGGAATTTCATACGAATCAAAACGAGGTTACATAAGTTTAGAATACTACGGACGTACAGTCAGCATCAAAATCCTCCCAGTTGGAATCCACATGAAACAACTTCAATCCGTATTAAACCTTCCGGAAACCGAATCCAAAGTTTCCTCCCTCATTAAACAGTTCCAACAACAAGGGAAAACAATGTTACTAGGAGTCGATGATCTCGACATATTCAAAGGCATTTCCTTAAAACTATTAGCAATGGAACAACTCCTAATCCAACACCCAGAATGGCAAGGAAAAGTCGTTTTAGTCCAAATAGCAAATCCCGCAAGAGGAACAGGAAAAGACGTAAAAGAAGTAAAAACCGAAACTTACTCAACCGTAAAACGAATCAACGAGTCATTCGGGCGACCCGGTTACGACCCGGTTATCTTAATCGACGAACCGTTAAAATTCTACGAACGGATCGCGTACTATGTAACCGCCGAATGCTGTTTAGTGACAGCTGTACGCGACGGAATGAATCTAATCCCTTACGAATACATCATCAGCCGTCAAGGAACGAACAACCTCGATAAAGTCCTAGGTTTAGAGCCGTCAACCCCGAAGAAATCGATGTTAGTTGTGTCTGAATTCATCGGGTGTTCGCCTTCTTTAAGTGGAGCGGTTCGGgtcaacccgtggaacatagaCGCGGTTTCCGATGCAATGGATTGTGCATTGGAGTTAAGCGAAGGTGAAAAACAAATGAGACATGAGAAACATTATAAGTATGTGAGTAGTCATGATGTTGGATATTGGGCACGATCTTTTTATCAAGATTTGGAAAGGACATGTAAAGATCATGTGAGGAGGAGGTGTTGGGGGATTGGATTCGGGTTGAGTTTTCGGGTTGTTGCTTTGGATTTGGAATTTCGGAAGCTTTCAATGGAACATATTGTTTCGGCTTATAAACGGACTACAACACGCGCGATTTTGTTGGATTATGATGGGACTTTGATGCCACAATCTTCGATTGACAAGAGTCCGAGTTTAAAAACCATCGAAATGCTTAATACTTTGTGTAGAGATAAGAATAATATGGTTTTTGTTGTAAGTGCTAAAAGTAGAAATACACTTGAGGAATGGTTTGCGGATTGTGAGAAACTCGGGCTTGCAGCCGAACATGGTTGTTTTTTGAGGTACATATAAtaatataacattttattttatcatttttgtGATTAAATTTAGAATCCATAAGTGAGTGTTTATGTATAGGTCGAAGAGAGATGAGGAATGGGAAACATGTGTACAATTTGAAGAATGTGGGTGGAAGCAAAATGCTGAACCAGTTATGATGCTTTATACAGAAACAACGGATGGATCAACAATTGAAGATAAAGAAACAGCTTTAGTGTGGTCTTATGAAGATGCGGATCCTGATTTTGGATCTTGTCAAGCTAAAGAGCTTTTAGATCATCTTGAAAGCGTGCTTGCTAACGAACCTGTTACAGTCAAAAGAGGCCAGAGTAGTGTCGAGGTCAAACCACAGGTAAATTATTTCCATAATCACAAAAATTACCAAATTTTTGGTAAAATAAAGCAAgtattttttgaatttaaaattgtGTTAATTGTGTAGGGTGTAAGTAAAGGATTGGTGGCGAAACGGATGCTTACAACAATG
The genomic region above belongs to Lactuca sativa cultivar Salinas chromosome 4, Lsat_Salinas_v11, whole genome shotgun sequence and contains:
- the LOC111917721 gene encoding alpha,alpha-trehalose-phosphate synthase [UDP-forming] 6 — encoded protein: MVSRSYSNLLDLASGELPSPSFTRMSRQMPRIMTVAGIISDLDDDPSESVCSDISSSSVQHDRLIIVANQLPIKAHRKTDGSRGWTFSWDENSLLLQLKDGLGDDEIDVIYVGCLKEEIHPNEQDEVSQTLLETFKCVPTFIPLELFTRFYHGFCKQQLWPLFHYMLPLSPDLGGRFNRSLWQAYVSVNKIFADRIMEVINPEDDFVWIHDYHLMVLPTFLRKRFNRVKLGFFLHSPFPSSEIYKTLPVREELLRALLNSDLIGFHTFDYARHFLSCCSRLLGISYESKRGYISLEYYGRTVSIKILPVGIHMKQLQSVLNLPETESKVSSLIKQFQQQGKTMLLGVDDLDIFKGISLKLLAMEQLLIQHPEWQGKVVLVQIANPARGTGKDVKEVKTETYSTVKRINESFGRPGYDPVILIDEPLKFYERIAYYVTAECCLVTAVRDGMNLIPYEYIISRQGTNNLDKVLGLEPSTPKKSMLVVSEFIGCSPSLSGAVRVNPWNIDAVSDAMDCALELSEGEKQMRHEKHYKYVSSHDVGYWARSFYQDLERTCKDHVRRRCWGIGFGLSFRVVALDLEFRKLSMEHIVSAYKRTTTRAILLDYDGTLMPQSSIDKSPSLKTIEMLNTLCRDKNNMVFVVSAKSRNTLEEWFADCEKLGLAAEHGCFLRSKRDEEWETCVQFEECGWKQNAEPVMMLYTETTDGSTIEDKETALVWSYEDADPDFGSCQAKELLDHLESVLANEPVTVKRGQSSVEVKPQGVSKGLVAKRMLTTMQERGMTPDFVVCIGDDRSDEDMFEVITSSVASGELISSKAEVFACTVGNKPSKAKYYLDDTVEIARLMKGLASVSEQSVNVLAFE